A region of the Chelonia mydas isolate rCheMyd1 chromosome 22, rCheMyd1.pri.v2, whole genome shotgun sequence genome:
AGAAAGAATGTCTTGTAATGATCACAAGATTGGTTGGACATTTATCTGATAGTTTCCCTTTTGAAATATTCTGGTATAGCTAGAATTATTTAtattctaagggccagatttctaGACTCAGACCTAAttgggagtggttgggtgctcGCTCTCTTAGAAATCAGGCCTTGTAAGCTTAAAATTAATAATCGTCTGAGTCCTAAAATGTCTGTACAGTAATTGATATATGACAGAGTGCTAAATAGTAAGGGAATATTTCCTATATTCTTCTTAGAAAGGTCCGTGCATTTTCCAGTGGTAGTGTTTTACAGGTGATGTTTTTTCCAGTAATAGCAAGatagctccttttttttttttttagtacactTCTGCCAAGAGCAAAGCAGATTTCCTTTAAGCATCTTTCATTATCTTATAAAATGGATAAATGGTTGTAGGCAATGGAGTTTGAGACCAGAGAACATAGGTCATTTTCACCCTGAAAATATGTAAAGTAAGTCAGAGTTCATGAAGAGATGAAGAGGAGATGAAGAGGGTGAAGTGCTCAACCCCCATTGAAATCCAGTGGGAATTGGGTACCTAACTTCCTTAAGCTCCTTTGACAGCCCCGATATGAAATCCCTTATCTTCCAGTCCTGTGAGTCTTTCGAATAGGAAATGCTGTTTGTAATGTGCACAAAAGACTTAGAAACTGGGTTGAGATCAaacttcttttcattttgttctaAATGGGATTCagacccctttttttttttttttttactacttacATTTATTGTCAAGAGTTTCTCCATGAGCCCCCATCTTGTGAAAATCTAAAAGacaaaaatgtgaaaataaactcCTGATAACTGAATTAGTGGGAGCACTTTGTGCGTCCAGCTGAGAGAGGGTACAAGTTGAATCATGTTCGCATTAGTTCTGCTATCACTGATGTCTGGAATCCTGTGCAATATTTCAAGTCTGAGCTTCTGCAATATCAGGGGAAATGCATTGCCTGATGTGTTTATTTTTCTAGGAATTGGTATACAGATGAGCCTTCCTGCGGGAGTGAGATCTGTGTTGTGATGTACCACCAGCCCTCTGCCCCGGCAGGTGTCGGGGGTTCCTATATGTTTCAGTGGAATGATGACAGATGCAACATGAAAAATAACTTCATTTGCAAATATTCTCTTGGTAATGAGTTACTCTGTATCACGTAAAAATGATTGTACTCTAATCCGCAGGGGGGGTGTATTACTGGTCAGGTGTCACACGTCTGGCTGGTTAGAGGCAAACCATGTATCATCTGTGCTTGGGAACAATTAGTAGAAGGCAGACATGCATTTAAATGGATAAGAGTCCTGTGGACAGACGGGACActtcccagatcctcaaaggtatttaggctcctaatttccactgaaaacaatggaagttaggaacctgATACCTTAGAGGATCTGGGCTGCTGTACTGAATGTCCCTGACTAGGTACTTTGTGAAATGTATGAATCAACTGGCTTGGAAGCTGTCCTTTTTTAaaggtctttttaaaaagttcagaatCTGAAATGGGTActaaaggggagagggaggatgcTGTTGTGAGGGCCAGCGCCAGCTTCTTTCACTATATTTATTTGACATGGTTACCCAAGTCAAATGCATAAGGAAATTTAGTATGTGCTTCTTCCTTTTAGAAAAACCAACTGCTGCCTCAGAAGAGAACTCCCAAGTGGGTGAGTTACagaaaaatgtttgatttgcTGACATGGTAATTTTTGGTAAAAATATTCCCAGAGGATCTTTACATTTACCTGCAGTAATTAAAATTGACCAAAGAAGTTGCCCCTCAGTTAGCATTCCCTTCTATTTATCTCAAACCCAAGGTCCAGCAACCAGGTCTGACATAGTGTTGCTGCCCAATCTGGAGGCCACCACCATGCTACAGAGCTCTGAGCAAAAGAGAATGAGATCAAAACACACCGTGTGTCTGGCAATGTCCTAAATCCCTTATCTTTGTCTCATTTTCAGTTACTCTCCGGAGTTTATTCAATGTTGAACCAGTATCTGCAATATTAACAAATCACTTTTCCCCCCAGATGTTGTAACAGGGTCCTTGAAGCCAATGTTCCCAGAAGAACGCATTAAGGAAGATGCCAATGAAACCCTTAAAGAAACCAAAGGTACACAGCACTTACAACAGCTAGCCATTACCCTCTGCAGCTATGCactcctgctgcttctgctggcctCAGTGTgggtgcaggtgctcagcacctctgaatattGAGCCTCTTATGGTATGCCTATACAGCAAAAGCATACACAAACTAGCCTGCTTGACCTAGCTCGAATCCAACTAGCGTGGGTAACAGTAGCAGTGCAGACAGTACTGAGTGAGTTTCAACAGAGGTAATACAAGCCCCTCAtggaccctgggtacatacttggcACTGAAGCCCCTGCTGCGCTGtgttcactgctattgttacttgcAATAGCTGTATTCcagcctgatctggtaggcacaGCTCTTGCTGTGTCGACAAATCCTGTTCTTGGTCTCTGTATATGAATTTAGAAGCTTAAATATAGTGtgataaactcaggacagacAGCTGCAAGGGCGGGGTAGAAAACAGTCCCAGAAGGGTAAAAGGCACTCCACCCTATCAACTGAGGAGGGGTGACTACAGGTCAATCAGGttcagctgagaaggggttaccagACTTCAGTTAGGATCAGCTGAGAGGGAGTTACCTGAGCGcaattaggatcagctgattccaactaAGGGCTGCATGAGACCTTGAGGAAGTCAAGCTGCCAGTGGGTGAGTAGCAGCAAGACAACAAGCTTcaccaggaggggaggctgcattccctcccCTAGGGGAGAAAAACAAGCCTAAAAGACTGGCTGAGAGAAAGGAGTGGACTGCCCCTGTGCAGCCAAGGGGGACTGTTTTACCCCAAGCCCATCTCGCCAAGGCTAAAAACAGCTGAGGCCGGTGAGACTGAGAAGGTGCCTTGCCCCAGTAGGTAATGTTTAATAGTTTTGCTCTGAATCTTTACAACTACAAAACTAAATTGGTTGTTTTGGCTGTCAAATGATTTAGCTGTACCAGCTAAGTCAGATGTGAAAACACTATTTTGAATTAACAGCCTTGCATTTCAATGATGCACATTTGAAATGTCGAAGATATTAAATTGTTGTTACCACACTGACTTCTTTCCTTGCATAGATAAAGGGACTTGCATAGTCCCCATGCCTTTATCTGTGTGAGGAAAGAAATCAAATGAAGATAGGGAGGAGGAAATGTACCACTCAGTCATTACATAATTCCCACTCCACAATTCTTATGATGGTTGTTTATAAGCCTTTCAAAAGACAACACATCTCATTAGCTTATTCCATTGTTACTTTCACATGAATAGATTGAGAAAATGTCAAATAAATGTTAGGAaagtaacatttttttgtttagatCCTGCCATTTCTCTTATATTTTGTCAGACAGATCCTACCAAAATGCAGGTTATCCCACATCCTCATCCTGAGGAATTTATTGTACTGGCCATGACTGGAGATTGGTCCTTCTAGTCCAGTATCCACTAGTTTGATCCAGTTGGGGAATTCCTATATTCCACCATCCATGGAGGATGGGAAAATTAGGGTTACTACATAGAGAGCCCCAAACTAGGAGACTCAAGAGCACAGTTTGGTCTGGTCTGCTGAGCTAGAGGATTATTCTGTACTTGAAGTGTTGGCACTGAGAGTGGGGTAGCTGCTAATACGTTACAAATAGGGCTGAAGaaaaccttttattattattatttggcagTACTACCTTTCACAGGAataatttgtgcatgcaaaataaaattttaaatggataaaaGTTGGAATTTCATATTTTTCTCCCCCAGAACCTGTTTTGAGTATTGCCTACATCTTAATTCCCAGCATCCCTCTGCTCCTTCTCCTGATGGTCGTTACAGCCATCTTCTGTTTTTGGCTTTTTGCAAAGAGGCAAGTGGCATGATTGTGCAAAGAGTGAACCTTTGTATCTCATCACACTGAAGAATCCTTTAGCTCCAGGGTTAATTAGTTTCAGAATTTTCAACTGAACCCCATAAAATGCACTAGAGAGAATTGGAGTATATATGTCCTGTCTAGTACATTTCTAAAGAGCAGTATATGCATGTTGAAGTGACAGACTTTGTGTAGAGTAAGTTTTTTAATAAACCATGTTATGCTATTTTATTAATTGTGATCAAAATCATACAGTAATTGTGGAATAGCATAAAATAAGGTGATTGATTTGAAGTGTTagatttattaaaagggaaaagaagatTTAATGCAAAACTGACAGATTGGGAACTCCCCTCCAAAAGTACCAAATAGTGCTGGGTCAAATTTTCTAATGTTTTGTCCTTCTAACCTTTTGTTTTCCCAGCTCTCCTCCTCACTTTCCCATACATGCAGACAATCTAACTCTACCATCAGCATAGCTTACCTTTAAATCATGATTAGGATtgtgtttaaattaaaacatttttagaaaCTAGATTGAGGACTCCAAAAAAGACTCCCACTGTTTTCTCAGCTGCATCCTTGAATCAGATGAGAACAGCTACGCTAGTATTGAAGTAATAACTGGTGACACAAGAGGCCTAATGTATCTAATAGTATAATTTTTACTGTAATTGTATTGACTCAGCCCCTGTCCTCGAAGAGTTGATGCCAAGCTATTGTTTGATTAGAAACAGGGGTATCTAGTTCACTAGTTTGAATGTAGGGCCAAGTTGGTAGTGAATGAAAGTTGCCATCTGAGTGTTTGTTGGCGTATGTAAAATGCCATGTTCCTAATGGACAGGTGAGCTCACATGAGCAAATACAGTGTAATTAGTACTCATGTTGGCACTTTCAGCAGATGCTAAGGAGTGAATGAACCGTGGAGACCAAACTTCCTTTTTAGCCCCAGAGATGATCCCTGCAAGTCAGGGTAGATGGAAGTTGTCAAGATGCAAGTGTGGGCAAAACATGCACTAGCACTGCCAAAGGTGCCGCTGGAACTCTGACATTTGGCCAGCAATCAAGTCAATTCACCAAAAAAGACCCTGTTTCAAATATCTGTCTACTGACACAGTGAAAAGATATTGGCTTTGGAGCAAAagcagaagggaggaggagaagaaggagagtGCTTGCCAAACACTAACTGGGAGATTGTTTTAAGTGTAAGGGCGGCATGATAGAAGTAGCAAAGTTGGGAGTGGGAAATGGAGACAGAGGCGAGAGCAGTAGTTTGTTTGTATAGCTCCTATTATTCATGGCTCTTAAATTGCTCTATAAACATGAATGAAGCTGCTGTTATACAAATGTGAGATCATTTAAACGCTCTGGAGGAGGAGTACGTGGCATTCAGGCTCATTGCCAGGTCAGACCACTCGAGACTTCCTACAtgttctctgtttgtttgtttggaggaATGAGAAGATGAATAATTATAGTGCAAACACTTCAGCACCCTGGCCAGCACCCAGCTGCTATAATACCTATAGGCACCAGATGGGCTAATGTGGGCCGCAGTCCTCCTGCCTGTTGGTCGGACAGGTGTGGATCCAGAATAGGATACCATTTTATGAGGGCTGCAAGCTGATTCCCCAGAGATCTCATTCTCTGTTGCTCCCCTAATTTGAAGTCAGGATTAGTATATCGCACAAGCGTAGTACAATAGTGAAATGGTATGGCATGACAACACCAGTAATGTTGCATTCATGTGTCcaactacaaataataattaaagtaCATGTTTCTGAATCTAGGCTATTAATGGCCATTTTCCAAAAATGCTGTCATTTTCTTGTTAAGAGAGATGCAATGTCGGACTATGCTTATGAAAAAGAACACACAAGGAATTCAGTATCTCCTCTTCCTCACTTAAGGAAACGAGAGCACATGGAGGCGAGTCCAAAGGAGCAAGATGCCTGGATCTCCCCCCACAGGAGGAACAGTCCCAATTTGGAGATTTacaatgtaattaaaaaacaaatggagGCAGATCTGGCTGGGACCAGGCCAGATATTAAGAATTCTTCCTTCCGCACCCCTTCCGGAGACCACACGTCTGACAACTTCTCCGGAGATTACGACAACGTGGCTGTGAATACTTCAGAGAGCGGTTTTGTGACATTAGCTAGTCCTGAAAGTGGCTTTGTGACCAATGAGATCTATGAGCTGTGCAGTGATCAGATGGGACAAAGCAAGGAGTCGGCCTGGGTGGAAAACGAAATATATGGATATTAAGGAAACTGGAAACACCTGGATGTGGGTGATGCAGCAGATAAAAACACGAGTAGTCCCCCACACACCATATTTAACAGTGAACACAAAAATAGTGTGTGGCAGTGCATAGTGGTTTCAGATTGCCTCTgtgctcattttttttttttaaggctatgTTGTTTTAAACAGTTGAATGCAACAGAATGTGTTTAGCTTGCCTTGCTTCAAACCCCTGTTCAATACTGAGAATGATCTTTCTTGGTCTTGgttcttttttttctgttggaaCTACAATATTTCCTGAGCTACAGACATGAAAATATTTCTACATCTTTGCAACTAAAAATCAGTCCAAATTCCaaattctttcatttttgttaacTGACCTCATCCACATGGATGTTTTTAAGTTGTAAGCCGGCCATCCTTGCTTTCTCCTAACTGCACCGGAGAATGGTGGCAGGTTGGTCATTTGTTTCCATGTCAAACCATGTTTTAGTTACATGGATTCCCTCACCATCTGGTTTGGAATGTTGCCAGTCAGGCACTTCATTAGGGACTGGCAGTGTAGCCCATGTGCCTTTCCCTCCTTAGTCCTGCTAGCCATGCAGGGTGTCTCAGAGACTGCCCTTAAATGATctcattcatttaatttttttttttttttaaagaaccagATAGCCAAAGATTTCAAAAATCTCAGCAGATGTGTTGGTGTTGTATGGCGGATAATTTTGCCTCACTTATCCTCCAAGCAAGAGAATGGCAAAGCAGTGACACAAGCAGCACCTTCTCAGTGTTGTGTAGGGGAGAAATGGCCATTGCAAAGCATTGAGAAATGGCCTCAGAAGTTGCTGCAATCTGATGGGCTTCTGTGTTGGTTTTGCTATCCAGAGTTATGCTAATTTGCTCTCAGTGGCAAGTTAAACACTGGTTACTTTATTATAGAGTAAATAGCCTGTTACTGACGgacgtagattttttttttccccctctcatgcTCGTGAGCTGTACTGGATGCTATGAAGATTGATACAATGGCTCCTCTGACTGCAGACTGATTACATGTTGCTAATCTCAGCATGGATGAGATTACTAAAGAAGGTGaggattaaaaatgtaattttgacGTGTCAAGTAACATATCGCTATCATCAGTTACAATAAAAGCTCTGTTGACTCATTGCCACAGGGACATCAGCTACCCCAACGCCAGGGGAGACGTAATGTCCGGATAGGGTAGTGCATAGAACATGGATTTCCCTCTCAAATGAGAGGGACTGATGTCGgtctgctttttttaaactttgtttttgagAAGCTCTTCATGAAACCATATTGGATGCTGCTTGTCTCCCTGCATTTTCTGAAGGGGGTTGGAAGAATTGTGGCTTCTGTGCCTTAATTTGGTGCCTTACGAGTTCCCAGCCTTTTCCCGCACAgtgaatttttaattctaatcacACCTTAGTTAACGGATTTCTTAATTCCTCCAAATCGGCTTTGTACTGGTTgtattccctttcctttccctttctatACTGATTATTAGTACAAAGTTTCCCTATTCTCACATCTTCAATCATATGCTGTCCTcatgttgaagttgttccaccaACATCTCTCTCCCAGTTAGAATATCTACTGATTCTGGATTTGTCCTCTGCCTCCTACCTAGACATAATGAAGGATCAGTTGTCACAGTTTTATGATCTTGACTTTACTTTAAAGTGTAAACTTAACATTTAATATCCACAGGTAGCCATTTGGTCCAACAGAATTTTATGTGGTCAAGAAAAGAGGGCTGCAGCCTTGACTTGAACAGTTTCATTTTAAAGTTATCTGTATGTATGGCATCTATTATTTATTAGATGCTCTCATGCCTTGTGACACTGAGACAATCCCATCTTTCCACCTCCAACTGTCTAATGGCATGTTTCTTGCTCCATTATAATCTGGCTTCATGACAGTGGCATCTTTCTCCATGATTTTCTTATCTCATTTGTTGTCCATCTCTTTTCTGTCTTCCACCAGGTGGTATCCAATCAAGAGCTTGTGCAGGAATACAGTTTTTTGACATCTGTTCTACATGTCCAAAGTACTTCAGCCTTCTTTCTCAAATCATTGTTGCTACAGTCTGCTGGTCAGTCCTTTGTAACACACCCATGATGGTTACTTCATCCCCCTAGCGGATTCCAAAAATTCTTCTCAGGCATTTCTGATGCAATGCATTAAGTTTCCTGTTATGAATTTCTAGCATCTGCCAAGTTTTAGAAGCATATAACAATGTGGGCATCCCAATGGCATTGCATAGCTTTCTCTTGGTTCTTGTGGGAAtctcctttttccccctcagataTTTGCCAGCCTCAAAAAGCTTCATTTGCCTTTCCAGTTCTTGCTTCGATCTCCTTATGGAATAGACCATCAGTACTAGTTGTACTTCCAAGATGTAAAGACTCATTAATGATGCCATATTCTGCACTATCAATCACTTATGCATCATCATTGCTGATTCCTCTTTCAGTGATGttgacttttgttttcttttggcaGATTCTTAATTCTACTTTGGCAGCCTCACGTTTGACATTGGTGGTGGTAGTCTTTTTCATAGCCTCATCATTTGTGTTCAGCAGAGCAATGTCATCTGGAAAGTTGAGTTGTTGCAAGTTTTCCTCTATTCCATATAATTCCTATGTCTTCCTTTTTTGCTTTTCACATTGCGTAATCTATCAGATGCAGAAGAGGACAGGTGATAAGATGCATCTCTGTCGCACCCCAGTGGTGGTATCAAACCAATTCGTCTCTCCACTTCCTGTCCTTACACAGCATTTTGAACCTTCATATACAGCATCTTAGCCCGTCATACTATCTAAGAGGCTCATATTGTCACAAAATCTTCCACAGCGACTCTGAATGCAGTGAAAGCTTTGGTGAAATTGATTAAATTTAAGACTAATCTTCTCTGGTAAGCAAGCCCTTTCTTAATCATTCATCTCAGGGCAAAGACGTGGTCTTTTTGGTCTAAAGTCTGCTTGCTTAGCGTGCAGTTTTTCATCTGTGACGAGTTTGATTCTGTTCAGTCATACACTAGACACCACACTTCAGTGTACTTAAAGCAGTGTTATTCCTCACCAGTTGTTGGTTTCCTGCTTTGGTAATTTACAGATCACATCTTTCTTCCACTTCTCTGGGCAGAATTCCCTAAccctaaattattttaaaaagtttatgtaATTCATGTAGTATCACTTCCTCCCCATGTGAAACATGCCAGCAGTGATCTTCTCTTGACCAGGTGTTTTGCCATTTTTAAGCTGCTTAATTGCTTCCTCTATTTCTGCTTCTGAAATTTCTAGCAGAGAGATTTAATTCTTCACTTTCTTCTACACGTGCATTGATTTGGAGTTATTGGCTGTGGTTGGCTGagtatttcattaaaatgttcttgCCATCATTCCATTTGTTTTGCTTCCGCTGTTAACAATCTTCCAT
Encoded here:
- the LAYN gene encoding layilin isoform X2 translates to MGLGQALAAAAVCAAVLGCAGASRLLSGQTVCRGGTQRPCYKIIYFHDALRRISFEEAQQTCRRDDGDFWIGLRRKEEDVDNSTECQGLYSWSDGSTSTFRNWYTDEPSCGSEICVVMYHQPSAPAGVGGSYMFQWNDDRCNMKNNFICKYSLEKPTAASEENSQVDVVTGSLKPMFPEERIKEDANETLKETKEPVLSIAYILIPSIPLLLLLMVVTAIFCFWLFAKRKREHMEASPKEQDAWISPHRRNSPNLEIYNVIKKQMEADLAGTRPDIKNSSFRTPSGDHTSDNFSGDYDNVAVNTSESGFVTLASPESGFVTNEIYELCSDQMGQSKESAWVENEIYGY
- the LAYN gene encoding layilin isoform X1, coding for MGLGQALAAAAVCAAVLGCAGASRLLSGQTVCRGGTQRPCYKIIYFHDALRRISFEEAQQTCRRDGGHLVSIESESEQRLIEKLIESLLASDGDFWIGLRRKEEDVDNSTECQGLYSWSDGSTSTFRNWYTDEPSCGSEICVVMYHQPSAPAGVGGSYMFQWNDDRCNMKNNFICKYSLEKPTAASEENSQVDVVTGSLKPMFPEERIKEDANETLKETKEPVLSIAYILIPSIPLLLLLMVVTAIFCFWLFAKRKREHMEASPKEQDAWISPHRRNSPNLEIYNVIKKQMEADLAGTRPDIKNSSFRTPSGDHTSDNFSGDYDNVAVNTSESGFVTLASPESGFVTNEIYELCSDQMGQSKESAWVENEIYGY